The Strix uralensis isolate ZFMK-TIS-50842 chromosome 16, bStrUra1, whole genome shotgun sequence genome has a window encoding:
- the KNOP1 gene encoding lysine-rich nucleolar protein 1: protein MSRRVAAATPPPVPGAGRARPRSPSGAAGRRALHVGRGRMVIKKKRKEVRGEPVQKRKKVKTNSTQTIIKMKKDVKTVIKIEDDGQLETKTKVRKKENLNYECLDQLELKNSKKKNKKKKVGSELLKEAHSESFVNVEGHLNSEPQEESEEQIKILKKKKKKVQCHSSLSLENNQSSGVELSNHHTDGTKENEFVFKKSRKNTSLNLELDCEVTKKKKKKNIFSLEDIQESEQSEKVCKNPHKDISQEVFTGEIHGTNIIQNDGESYVRRKKRKKKKVKSSSFLPLADNRDNICEVPDSPIALSDFRKRQRRNSQELTLTNREEENTAENSGNIRETKRKKKRSKDVSSLTREGNQDYSHRILDKHLLGQQEVESEEEELSRKKSRKNVKHNNEVIKKKKKKKIQKEEEETTYSKVSLNDDSASKSQKITQLQSNEKNKESETKRAECVTGDVVDRVLCNSNHMLCDRKRKKSKKEVPQDFAEEPGSKASRKKKKIKREDMGNEALEHADDVTIVQEKKGNCDEVSIDKVRRQALQEEIDRESGKTKVFSPKVQQDTKFGQWTTAAFQSPEEERKFFRLMGGFKKGSVPMQNLSATTNKPNMALNREGQEKLQQALKMEFDKAMDLKQHKGIGLGFQPAANKKVYIDKYTSRSIKFED from the exons atgTCGCGCCGCGTTGCCGCGGCAACCCCTCCGCCAGtcccgggcgcggggcgggcgcggccgcgTTCCCCttccggggcggcggggcggcgggcacTGCACGTGGGCCGCGGCAG aatggtaataaagaaaaagagaaaagaagttcGTGGGGAACctgtacagaagaggaaaaaggtgaAAACTAATAGTACTCAGActatcattaaaatgaaaaaagatgttaaaactgtcattaaaattGAGGATGATGGCCAGCTTGAGACAAAAACAAaggtgaggaaaaaggaaaatttaaattatgaatgtTTAGACCAATTAGAACTGAAGAAtagtaagaagaaaaacaagaaaaagaaagttggCTCTGAATTACTGAAAGAAGCACATTCAGAAAGCTTTGTGAATGTGGAAGGCCATCTGAATTCAGAACCTCAAGAAGAATCAGAGGAACAAATTAAAAttctcaaaaagaagaaaaaaaaagtccaatgtCATTCCTCCTTATCATTGGAGAATAATCAGAGTAGTGGTGTGGAGCTTTCAAATCATCATACAGATGGTACTAAggaaaatgaatttgtttttaaaaaaagcagaaagaatacTTCTTTGAATTTGGAATTGGACTGTGaagtaactaagaaaaaaaagaagaaaaacattttttcattagaGGACATCCAGGAGAGTGAACAGTCTGAAAAAGTTTGTAAAAACCCACACAAAGACATTTCACAAGAAGTTTTTACGGGCGAAATCCATGGAACAAATATTATCCAGAATGATGGGGAGAGTTACgtgagaagaaagaagaggaagaaaaagaaagttaagtcCAGCTCCTTTTTACCACTAGCAGATAATCGGGACAACATCTGTGAAGTTCCTGATAGTCCCATTGCATTAAGTGACttcagaaaaaggcaaagaaggaATTCTCAGGAACTTACATTGacaaacagagaggaagagaacaCTGCTGAGAACTCTGGAAATATCAGAGAGaccaagaggaagaagaagagaagcaAAGATGTTTCTTCCTTAACACGTGAAGGTAATCAAGACTACAGTCACAGAATTCTTGATAAGCATCTCCTAGGACAGCAAGAAGTTGAGTCTGAGGAAGAAGAGCTTTCTcgaaaaaaaagcaggaaaaatgtcaAGCATAATAATGAAGtcatcaagaagaaaaagaaaaagaagattcagaaagaggaggaggaaacaacATATTCAAAAGTTTCTTTAAACGATGACAGTGCATCTAAAAGCCAAAAAATAACACAACTCCAAAgcaatgaaaagaacaaagagagCGAAACGAAGCGAGCTGAATGTGTCACGGGGGATGTTGTAGATAGGGTATTATGCAATAGTAATCATATGCtctgtgacagaaaaaggaaaaaaagcaaaaaagaagtaCCACAGGACTTTGCTGAAGAACCAGGTTcaaaagcaagtagaaaaaagaaaaagatcaaaagaGAAGACATGGGAAATGAGGCACTG gAACATGCGGATGATGTAACtattgtgcaggaaaaaaaaggaaactgcgATGAAGTTAGCATAGACAAG GTAAGGCGGCAGGCTCTGCAAGAAGAAATTGATAGAGAATCTGGCAAAACTAAGGTTTTCAGTCCCAAAGTGCAACAG GATACAAAGTTTGGACAGTGGACTACGGCTGCTTTTCAAAGTcctgaggaagaaaggaagttttTTAGACTGATGGGTGGCTTTAAGAAAGGCTCTGTGCCTATGCAAAATCTCTCAGCAACTACGAACAAACCAAACATGGCTCTGaacagggaagggcaggagaagTTACAGCAGGCTTTGAAGATGGAATTTGATAAAGCAATGGACTTGAAGCAACATAAAGGAATTGGTCTTGGATTTCAACCTGCTGCCAACAAAAAAGTATACATAGACAAATATACATCTAGATCTATAAAATTTGAAGATTAA